taactccagtttattatcagATATGACAACACTCGACTTTTTTTATGTCTATATAAGGTCATGTGTTATCAGAGTCATGTCCATGCACACCATGgttattaacacacacacagaatattTAAATATATCTGAGTAACTGCTCTGAGCAACAATCTGCTTGTCACTACGGTGAAATATTTTCCCACCTGCTGATTCACTCGTTACCACGGCAACAGCTCAGTCTGGTAGTCGCCTGGTGCGTGTGGATGGGAAGTGAGTCATGTGTGGTGGGTCGAGCGAGGAGGAAGATTTGATCTTATTTGGGACACATTGTCGTCATAGGAGTTCCTGTTGTCCTCCAAAGTGTTGAAATCAAAACATCAACTTTTCCTGTTGTACTGAATCACTGAGCCACATAAGGTTTTGGGTACAGACAGGTGCTCTGAAATGGCAGTTAGATTGACCATTTTGTTTGACAGGTAGGTTTCACACACTGTTTATTTTGAAGATAATGAAATGGGGTCAAATGTCAATGTTGATTTGAGCTTgtatttacttgattttaagacctggtaaggaccaggTGGTTTTTTTATTGTGTCATGATACTTAAAACCTTAGAAGTGTATTTTATGTTTCACACCATTGCATTACAATGTGGCACAGTTTGctgtttcttttatttgatgATTATGAATAACCCACTTACGATTATTTCCTTTTAAATGTGACTCATTTAAAAAGTTGTAATCGTAAGGTACATAAACAAAGAATCGCTTTACACCAAGCTCACACTGGATGTGGTTGGGTGTGTTCAGAAATGTACTGACCACACCATATTCCACACTTATACATCACTGCTTGATAACTCTGTAACTTTGTGGTGCAAATTTTTGGTCCACAAAATGTTTGAACTTTTTATCTCATTATTCCAATAAACTGATTGTCAAAACCTTGGTGTTATTTTGGTGTCCCATTgacctttgtttgtttgacaaTTCCTGGGGTTCGGTGTGATGATCGCTGACTCGTGCAAAACAGTTGAGGAGTCGAAAATAAAGTTGATTGTGGTTTAATAACTGAAATAACATAAATTACACACTTCAAGGGTTCAAGTGGCTTtctaagtttctaaagttctagaTTCCAATGTCCATTCATGCTTCCTCTCTTTGCCACAGTCTTTGATGGTGTGCGCATCACCGAACCCTCCCATTGGCATCCGGATGGCACACCTGTATACCTGTCGGTGTATTTCCCCCTTTGCCTGTAGGGGGCGTACTATTTCATTCACACTCACTCATTCGCTCACTCTTACTCATACATACTCAAAACAGGAATGATATTAGatgtagagaaacaaattaagttctgaatgtaaaaaaatggaatttgtaaataataatatttaaagACAATAAATGATAAACATAAACTATTCAAATGGTTCCTACACTGACATTTTAATAAGCTCGAAGACAGTAAAGAACTGCCTAAGCTCCATGATTATGATATCATGATCATGACCAACCACACCAAATGAGGTTAAAGGGACTGCGAGTGTGAGTGAGCACTCCCAGCAGCTTGCATAAAAGGTCTGGTCCCTTTAAATGCACACCACGGAGCACAGACAAAAGAAAACCCTGCTCATTCATCAGAATAaaaggtttttgtgtgtgtgtgtgtgtgtgtgtgtgagtgagagagagagagagagacacacacacatttgtctgttttttgttaGGATCCAGAATTCAGGAACTAAACTTCTCCCTGATCTTCCCCTGTTCCCCCCCTCCTCTTGACCACTTCCTATTTTTTTCAGGATACATTAAACAACAACTCATTTGGGAAAAAATACAGCTGGCAGGATAAGGTTTCGGGCTCATCGTCACCTCTTAAAACAGGTGAGCTTTTCTCTCACACCAGATACATTTTAGCTTTGACTGTCTGAATTTTCAGGTTGAGTTGATGATAACTGTGTTTTACAAGCCAGAATGTAGTTCCTGATATTGGTCATCGTTGTGCGGCTGACATAGTTGCAAAATACTGCTGTGATTCACATTCAGTTTGGCAGGCTGTGTGTATCTCTGGTCTTTAGGAACAGGGTTGTGGCTTGGATTAGGGAATGAGGGGAAGGGAGCTAGCAGAAGGAATGCAATGTGTTGTGGATAGTAGCTGGCAGGGTGCTGTCATAGCACATTGCTGCGACTCTTTTCAGAGCCCCATGTGAGACACAACTGACTTCACCGTCAACATTTGGCAAAAGTGAATTATTACTTAtctctactttttttttaaaactaatcAGTTAGTGTTTTCTGATACTTAATTTGCTCTGAAATTGTGACACCATTGCTAGCCTTCTATTTGTACCACTTCATTAAGATAAAGTAAAACGCAAAGCAAGAGTTAGCTGTTTTAGGCAGGTCTTTCTTTTGATCTCTTTTAGTTGTGAATGGTAGCTTTGCAGTTATTTTGTCAGGTGATATCTGAGATTCAGAATTATGTAAAAAGGTATGAGGCTAACATTTGTTCAGCACCTGTATCCGCTATTGTTTTTGAGTTTGGggaattaaattgaaaaaaggTGTACTGGGAGAAAACAATGTACAATTTACACAAATGACCAATGACATAGAATGCCCTTACAAGAACTAAAGACTTATTTCAAGTTAGATTTGTTTCTTCTAACCGTACATTTAAATCTCAGATATGTATGGTATAGTAGAGAAAATGTTCATCTCCACAAGGAATCCCTGAATATGAGAGAATACAAGAACGGCATCATTCACAGTAAAATACATCCCATGCAGTCTGGAGAAGTATGGAAAAGTATGGAATTATTTTTGGTATTTTCCAGGCCTGGATacgaataaaagaagaaagtatgaaaaaaacacgtgTTTCCAGACTACTTTCCCTATTCTATTTTCTAAAAGATAAAATCAAATGAATTGATTAAACGAGCAGGGTGCTTGTTTATACTTAAAACTTTTATAGTATTTTATATAAAAAGGAGAGATTATAGATATATTGTACATATCAATTAGACACCATTGTGTCTCCTCTTGAATTAActacaattttgaaaacctttgGACAAGACGCTGAGCCCAGGTTTCTCCAGATGGCAGCAACTTGCATATTCACAGTACTACCTTGCATGGCAGCTATGTAGTACTGGCTGAATATCCATGTTTACATGGTGAACCAAATGTTTATATCATAATGGTTGGAGCAGACTACCAGACCCACAAACTGTGTAGGAGAGGTGGGTCAGAATGAGCCTGATCTGATCAAAAGCTTTATAGTTGAGTATTTGGGGATTGTGTGGACACCCTGACTTAATAAGACTGATCAGacacaatgaagatgtgaatatttattttttttaggttcTTACTTATTGAAGTGACTTGTGGCGGAACCAAAATATAATACTGTACATTCTTTATGTTGAGGGGAGGTCACAGGAGAATATGTAGCACCAGTTAGTTTTCTGccttccatccaaaaacatgcatgttgggttaattTAGGGTTCAGAGATGTTGCTGCTTTTCCATGGTGCCCATTGTTTTACCATTGCATCTTAAATGAAATGCTGTGCAATGGTTTGGCCAATATTGATTTGTTTGAGCTACAGCAAccacccgcttaatccaattcctGGTCACAGgtggctggagtctatcccagctgccactgggaaAGAGGcggtttttggatggtgggaggaagctagaGAGAAGCCACATATGCACAGGGAGAATGTGCAAACTCAAACATGTAGAGCTTTAATCTTCTAGCATACATTTGGCAACAAAAATGCATACAAGGTCAAAATAAAGCATACTTGTTCACCATTAGTTTTTAGAACCATTTTATAAAACATCTACAAGAACATCCCCTcagatgttaaaaatggaataaTCAACTGTTAAATCTGGGCATTTTAAGTCCGGAAAAGTGCAGCTTATTGAAAAGGGAGATGTGTAAGAACTCTAAAAAATAATATGATGGCTTGCTTTTCCAGCAATGGATTATGATGCAACGCATGACATAACTCGGCCgtcacctcatcctgactgcaCTCTGAATTTGGATGAGTAATAGGGATTTAACTGTGTAATCCTGACGTTACCTAACCATTTCTACTTGTCTCTCTTCCTCTTTTGTGCTTTACTTTATGGATCTGTGCATTTGCCGTCATGTTCGTCTTCCtgtctgtcatctttctgtgcTGGCCACATCTGCATCATGTACATTTactctgctgtgtgtgtgtctggcctTTGCTTGTGCTTCTGTgtctgtatgtttgtttgtgttgctgCCTGCATGGTCCTGCTCGCCTCCGCTCCTCCTGTAGGTGACCTCACCCCTCCACGTGAGCACAGCTGTTTGAGCGACGAGGACAAGGTGCACGGTGGTGGAGCGCATACCAAAGACCGCGGAACTTCGACTGACGCCCCCTGCAGACACAGCCAGACCTCGGGCCATTCGCACAGCTCATGTGCAGGGACTGTGACACGCTCGAAGCAACAGGAGAAGCCTCCAGcacccccaccaccccagaaCTATACACCAGCTCCTCTGTACCCGACCGGTAAGGCGGATGGCAGTGGGCACCACAGGGAGAGGATTCGTTACCACACGGATGTTCGTTTAGAGCCCACAGAGGAGATTTATCTGACTCCTGTGCAGCGTTCTGCTGACCCTCTGGAACTCCCCAATGTGCAGGACCGGCCTTTCCTCTCCCAGCAGACTGAGCAAGGCCGCATGTCCATAAGCTCTGATACAGAAGGACCACCTCCTTATCAGCCTCTTCCAGACCGGACCAACCCCTCAATCTATGAAGAGGACGAAGTTTATGTGCCCCCACCTTCGTATGCTTCTTGCGTGGAGTCTCTCATCACACCACCAAGCATGGCCGTCTCAGGTTGCTCATCCCTTGTGCTAGACCTCAGCCTGAAGGGGTCGGGGACAGGGGCAGGGGCCATGCTGAGAGCCGGTTCATCTGTAGAGTATGTGGATGCCACGGATGAAAGCCTCTGTGGGGAGGATGAGGATGTGGACAGAATAATAATGGACAGAAGGATGGTAAAGGGGGGGCGGAAGGGAGACGGGGGTGGCAGCAAACCTGTCCCACTCAGGACTTCCATGAGCTCAGAGGCCAGCGGCCTATCATACGACTCGGTCAAATACACACTAGTGGTGGACGAGCACGCTCAGCTCGAACTTGTCAGTCTCAGACAGTGTTACCAAGGCTACAGCGATGACAGCGACTCAGCAACTGTCTACGACAACTGTGTCTCCTCGCCGTACGAGTCAGCCATTGGGGAGGAGTATGAAGAAGAGGATGAGGACGAGGAGCACGGCGCTCGGTTAGGAGGAGTACGGAGGGAGGCCACAGCTTGTCTCTCTGAGGACTCCACGCCTGAGGCAGACCTGCACTTCTCCAAGAAGTTCCTTAACGTCTTCCTGAATGGTCGCTCTCGCTCCTCCAGTAAGTCTCTTCCATGACAACACGTCATTACACACTGAAATAAAATCCTTCAAAGTTTGTAATCAGCGGCGAAAGAAAAAATTCAACTAAGTGATTGGGCTGCAAAGTGTTTGGTCTTAGTTGGGACTTTCATTTGACAAAGGATGCAAAGACACTCTGGTTTGCTTATAGAGAAGCTTCATTATACATTTTTTACAGCTGGCTttaaagtattttcttttttactcatTTAGAACGTTTCTGAAACTTGATTCTATTTTTTGAGGAGAAGTTTTTGAATTTATGACAATAAATTCAACTTGACATCATGCATGTAACAGCCAGGAAGTAAATGTTGTAAATTTTAACTACAATACCACCACAGTGAATACTGCCGATGGTGTTCTCGCCAGAGCCACAGAGATATTCAGGGATTAGAATTTGCTCATGCGGCGTAAATAATCATCTACATGGCTGCTTTAACTTTAATATTTTGAGATTCTGAAGGTTAACAATGGGCTTAGATTCATCTTAAAGCTAAGAATGGAGGAACCAATGATGACTTGTGCAATAAtgtatcattttttttatatactttCGAGAGCATTATTTGAATTTTATTGCAAGGTCATTTCTGCTCTTAACGCTGGTCAATAAAAGCTGGATATTTGCTgcctttttgatgttgttatcAACATTCTGCACCGCATTCAGGGCACAAACCCAGCTGGACATTCAAAGAGCCTGCTGAATGCAAGGACGCTGAGCCAAAAACAGCTTGCAGTTTCTAAGAGTTGCCTTCTCACCCTCTCCTCTCCACATTCAAAGACCCGTAAATTAAGTCTTTCTCTTGGCATTTGCAGTTCTGGAGATGGTATTTGGAAGTACTGAGGAGAAAAAGAGGCAATGACACAAGCAGCAAGTAGATTTCTTAATATTTTTCTTCATTTCCACCTTGATGAACCATGTAAATATTAGCACTACTGTGCATGTTTTAGTTGCTTAAAGTTATAATACTGAGGAGTTTGGGTAAATCGGATTTTAGTAGTGGTAGTCCTGAAGGTTGCGGTAGTCCTGCAATGCTGAGCGCATGTGTGCAAGCAAAAGGCCGTATGGAATCGGATATGAGCATCATATCCAGCATCATACCACATATAAACCTAGTACCACATACTGAAGTTACACTAATCGGATATGAAAATAACAATTGATCATCAATTTTTGTGTTCATACATTCATGAAAAGATAAGTCGcatcaatagaaaaaaaatagatttgaGCCATTTCAGTCTGGTAATGGGAATTTAGTTATGCAGTATATGTTGTAAATATGCAAACACGGATGAAGCAGAACCATGAGTAACCTTCTTTATTCTATTCATCACCCACAAATGCACTGCTGACATGGAATAGGGTTTATTGTTGGAGTGGTAATGAATGCAATCTGGAGGTAATAGCTTCAAGCAGAGGTGTGGAGTGAGCTACAGAGATCAATTGAAAGTATGGTGCAACATGTATTGATGTACAGAAAAGTGGATTGCTATTTTTTTGTTGATTAGACTCTGATTTAGTATCATTGTAGCGCATGACTTGATGGAGAAAAAGGACGGGACAGGACTCCCAAAGCCTAGATGCTGGTGGTAGAGTACAGAGTTGGGAAATGACAGACTTCCAATGAGGCTTCCTGGGGATCAGAAAGAGGTGGAGCTGGGGTGGAGGCCGGTCATTTGGGAGTGAGTCTTGGGAGTGAGAGAgaggtaaaaaaagaaattagattGAAAAGGACAAGCAGCATATTCATTGGCTCAAAGAGTAGTGGACAGTGAAGAAGATCGGAAGTGGTGAAGAGTAGCAGAGGAAAAGCGAGGGCACACATATGCCTTATTGAATGTATGTAAAAATCCATATTGGTACTCAAAGTCTGTAAAATAAGTATGCAGAATCAGCAGGATCCCCTTTAAAACAACCCTCAGACATTCAAACTTTTCAGATTTAAGAAACTAGTTTGGGTTAATGTCAGTTTCAAAGATCAGTCAGTCACCAAAATTAGAGACCCTCTGGTAACTTTAATATCTCATTGGGTGTGGTCACATACAACAAGCAAGAGCTTGTGCTGATAGACAGTAAGGAGAGGAGAGTCCTTTGATGGCACATTGACATACCTTTATTTGAGAGATCGTAGCTCAGGAAAACTACAGGAAGTGGCATAATTCAAACACTAATCCATATCATGCTGtgtattgtgtttttaaagcaTGAGTATTTATATAAAAGACATGGCGAATGAGCAGTTTGCA
This Odontesthes bonariensis isolate fOdoBon6 chromosome 1, fOdoBon6.hap1, whole genome shotgun sequence DNA region includes the following protein-coding sequences:
- the mapk8ip1b gene encoding C-Jun-amino-terminal kinase-interacting protein 1 isoform X2; amino-acid sequence: MADREERKPTPPPGRSIQVQSPAGSRLTHDISLDEFEDDDLSEITEITDERGMSLNCNGPDIKGRVKRGTNGISGRAELGAVSQLQAEMLHLDLIDGADGYLSDKESSKASAIAIPPVTKDPAAPVTMDTYRPKRPTTLNLFPIVPRTQDTLNNNSFGKKYSWQDKVSGSSSPLKTGDLTPPREHSCLSDEDKVHGGGAHTKDRGTSTDAPCRHSQTSGHSHSSCAGTVTRSKQQEKPPAPPPPQNYTPAPLYPTGKADGSGHHRERIRYHTDVRLEPTEEIYLTPVQRSADPLELPNVQDRPFLSQQTEQGRMSISSDTEGPPPYQPLPDRTNPSIYEEDEVYVPPPSYASCVESLITPPSMAVSGCSSLVLDLSLKGSGTGAGAMLRAGSSVEYVDATDESLCGEDEDVDRIIMDRRMVKGGRKGDGGGSKPVPLRTSMSSEASGLSYDSVKYTLVVDEHAQLELVSLRQCYQGYSDDSDSATVYDNCVSSPYESAIGEEYEEEDEDEEHGARLGGVRREATACLSEDSTPEADLHFSKKFLNVFLNGRSRSSSAESFGLYSCVINGEEKDQTHRAVYRFVPRHDDELELEVDDPLLVEVQGEDYWYEGYNMRTGARGIFPAYYAVEVTKDTESYKVKSSEWMDRYRLKFLGSVQVPYHKGNDVLCAAMQKIATNRRMTVKYNPPSSCILEISVKGIKLEVQEDYYACDRSNECSHFFQLKNVSFCGYHPKNTKYFGFITKHPADQRFACHVFVSENSTKPLAESIGKAFQLYYKEFVEFSCPTEDIYLE